In Passer domesticus isolate bPasDom1 chromosome 1, bPasDom1.hap1, whole genome shotgun sequence, one DNA window encodes the following:
- the TMEM67 gene encoding meckelin, whose product MATRGGGAAAGAALLVALSAALPRARGFSLPLQRPADCGPDLYFDSSRLACAPCGAHQRQSAGGSSCECEPGYRMVSSNDGFSVTCEKCPENMSGVTQDGWNCITCPKGLTSKGNCKCPSNEILVERSVDGVLLDEALCMHCNGSEQSFSAPDASGSRCVRCEKTFIQVSKSCDCNSPNILTGGLCFLAREGLPPKGVAAVRFAQLGITLASAWFLKNLQSSAFSCWVYSNLTACQALGNMCVMNMNSLSSSSTDACGLFQYIFVSTARVGVIHSIPYWRHNLPWLYYGDQPGLASQVLEKNHFPTTFTFKGTDKDVKLKFIAASFDAAGNFLKWQSLEGGLLQLCPDTQTKLNAAYVFGTTYQQNCKISVSKILLDFANPVFYDLFLEYNGGNGQQHLWAVPVLNLNLQYNEKFVNQGSNMNNWLLTRRFFLVDALSGKENDLGKPPRVIRIASKITISIQLVSHTQRGTIYPPLITVAYTDVLIQNPETQSVMVSFAVSYEMNQREAQIQTDIALGVLGGLAVLWSLLKTAGWKRRTGSSIIDLQTVFKFLLFYAGDLANVFFIITVGTGIYWLVFFKAQQFVSVLLPLPSQEEDFVTYIACAFSLKALQFLHLLVSQLAIDIFFIDWERPKGKVLKAVEGEGVTKSAAAPVSIWRTYFIANEWNEIQTVRKINPLFQVLAVLFFLEVVGFSNLALMDASSSLTRSSESYVAPWSRILRFGVSAALWVAIAILQVIFFAVIYERFVEDKIGQFVDLCCVSNISVFLLSHNCFGHYIHGRSVHGHADTNMEEMNMNLKREAENLCSQRGLLPNTDGQTFQISISRKMRLNYDWIHETLTRKRGPARLLDSSANTFEQSTRAYNAMNKFLSSFIDHVHKEMDYIVKDKLLLERILGMEFMEPIEKSIFYNDEGHSFTDVLYYGNETTLLIFDILFFSVVDLASQSFVLAAILTYLQQEIFRFIRSTLGQKNLASKTLVDQRFLI is encoded by the exons ATGGCGacgcggggcggcggggccgcggcgggcgCCGCGCTGCTCGTGGCGCTGTCGGCGGCGCTGCCCCGCGCCCGCGGCTTCTCCCTGCCGCTCCAGCGCCCCGCCGACTGCGGCCCCGACCTCTACTTCGACAGCTCCCGCCTGGCCTGCGCGCCCTGCGGGGCCCACCAGCGGCAGAGCGCCGGCG gtagTTCCTGTGAATGTGAGCCAGGATACAGGATGGTTTCTAGTAATGATGGGTTCTCTGTTACTTGTGAAAAATGCCCAGAAAATATG agtGGAGTTACTCAAGATGGATGGAATTGTATTACTTGCCCCAAAGGCCTGACTTCAAAAGGAAATTGCAAATGCCCCAGTAATGAAATACTAG TGGAAAGAAGCGTCGATGGTGTTCTGCTTGATGAAGCCTTGTGCATGCATTGTAATGGAAGTGAGCAGTCCTTCTCTGCCCCAGATGCATCAGGAAGCAG GTGTGTAAGATGTGAAAAGACATTCATCCAAGTAAGCAAGTCTTGTGACTGCAACAGCCCAAACATTCTA acTGGGGGGTTGTGTTTCTTGGCTCGTGAAGGCTTACCCCCAAAGGGAGTTGCAGCTGTTCGTTTTGCACAGCTG GGTATAACACTGGCATCAGCATGGTTTCTGAAAAACCTTCAGTCCTCGGCCTTTTCCTGTTGG GTGTACTCTAATCTGACAGCATGCCAAGCTCTTGGAAATATGTGTGTGATGAACATGAACTCATTGAGTTCTTCAAGTACTGATGCCTGTGGTTTGTTTCAGTATATTTTTGTCAGTACAGCAAGGGTAGGCGTCATTCATTCAATACCCTACTG GAGGCATAATCTTCCATGGCTGTATTATGGTGACCAACCAGGATTAGCATCCCAAGTGCTTGAGAAAAATCATTTTCCTACAACCTTCACTTTTAAGGGAACAGATAAG GATGTAAAGCTGAAATTTATTGCAGCCTCATTTGATGCAGCAGGAAACTTTCTTAAGTGGCAAAGTTTGGAAGGAGGTCTCTTACAG ctttgtcCTGATACCCAAACTAAATTGAACGCAGCTTATGTTTTTGGAACAACTTATCAACAAAAT tgCAAAATTTCAGTTTCTAAGATTTTGTTGGATTTTGCTAATCCAGTTTTTTATGACCTGTTCCTTGAATATAATGGTGGCAATGGACAGCAACATCTTTGGGCCGTGCCAGTTTTAAATTTGAATCTTCAATACAATGAAAAGTTTGTTAATCAAG GCAGTAATATGAACAACTGGCTTTTGACTCGTCGATTTTTTTTGGTGGATGCACTTAGTGGAAAAGAGAATGACTTGGGAAAACCACCAAGGGTAATTCGGATTGCTAGCAAAATAACAATAAG TATCCAGCTGGTCTCCCATACACAGAGAGGAACCATCTACCCTCCTCTAATTACTGTTGCTTACACAGATGTGCTTATACAAAACCCTGAAACCCAGAGTGTGATG GTTTCATTCGCAGTCAGCTATGAGATGAATCAGAGAGAGGCTCAAATTCAGACTGAT aTCGCACTGGGTGTGTTGGGTGGACTGGCAGTGTTATGGTCTCTTCTCAAGACTGCAGGCTGGAAGAGGCGGACAGGAAGCTCTATAATTGACTTGCAG ACAGTTTTCAAGTTCTTACTGTTCTATGCTGGAGACCTTGCCAACGTTTTCTTTATCATCACAGTGGGCACAGGGATTTATTGGCTTGTATTCTTCAAA GCTCAGCAGTTTGTATCTGTTCTTTTACCTCTTCCATCTCAAGAAGAAGATTTTGTAACATACATAGCATGTGCATTTAGTTTAaag gCTCTGCAGTTTTTACACTTGCTGGTTTCACAACTTGCTAttgatattttctttattgACTGGGAAAGACCTAAGGGCAAAGTTCTTAAAGCAGTTGAAG GTGAAGGTGTTACTAAAAGTGCTGCTGCACCTGTGAGCATATGGAGGACATACTTTATAGCAAATGAGTGGAATGAAATTCAGACAGTGAGGAAAATAAATCCTCTCTTTCAAGTGCTTGCAGTTCTTTTCTTTCTGGAG GTGGTGGGATTTTCAAACCTGGCTTTAATGGATGCTTCTTCCAGTCTTACAAGAAGCAGTGAGAGCTATGTAGCTCCTTGGAGCCGCATTTTAAGATTTGGGGTGTCTGCTGCACTCTGGGTAGCCATTGCCATCCTACAA GTTATATTTTTTGCTGTGATTTATGAAAGATTTGTTGAAGATAAGATAGGCCAATTTGTTGATTTGTGTTGTGTGAGCAAT ATTTCAGTGTTTCTCTTGTCACACAACTGCTTTGGTCATTATATCCATGGTCGCTCAGTGCATGGACATGCAGATACCAATATGGAAGAAATGAATATGAACCTGAAGAGAGAAGCA GAAAATCTGTGTAGTCAGAGAGGTTTGTTACCAAACACAGATGGCCAGACATTTCAGATTTCCATTTCAAGAAAAATGCGACTAAACTATGACTGGATTCATGAAACTTTAACAAGA AAACGTGGTCCTGCCAGGCTTttggactcatctgcaaataCTTTTGAACAAAGCACAAGGGCCTACAACGCCATGAACAAATTTCTCAGTTCTTTTATTGATCAC GTTCATAAAGAAATGGATTACATTGTCAAAGATAAGTTGCTGCTTGAACGAATTCTTGGCATGGAGTTCATGGAACCAATagagaaaagtattttttataaTG ATGAAGGACACTCTTTCACTGATGTCCTCTATTATGGCAATGAAACAACACTGCTCATCTTTGATATCCTGTTTTTCTCGGTTGTGGATTTAGCTTCCCAAAGTTTTGTTTTAGCAGCTATTCTAACATACTTGCAACAAGAG ATATTTAGGTTTATTCGTAGTACACTTGGGCAGAAGAATTTGGCATCTAAAACCTTGGTGGATCAAAGATTTCTCATTTAA